In one Thermococcus sp. 2319x1 genomic region, the following are encoded:
- a CDS encoding DMT family transporter, translated as MNKETEGTLLALLGMFLYGIEPVVIKTNPTNPLSFAAFSALIASLILWPIVLLTSGWKEVKENPQYIPRAFLVGVFGTALAYIAYSYGARLSTAINASLITRAEVLFSFVLAYVFLREKITKHQVFWSFSILAGLFLVITQGRALIPREGDLLLLLVPLFWQSGHVIAKKLPYSPFLIAAFRNTFGGILLFLLALSSGLEFSRLAVAEGIILSFGQVIWYLAIKRINLSKATAIITPAPAVAIGAAILLGEEFTVYHLIGFALITAGTFMVSRIKSELKTA; from the coding sequence ATGAACAAAGAGACCGAAGGGACTCTCTTGGCCCTTCTTGGCATGTTTCTCTATGGAATAGAACCCGTGGTAATCAAGACAAACCCCACCAATCCGCTAAGCTTTGCAGCATTTTCTGCCCTCATAGCTTCCCTAATCCTTTGGCCAATCGTTTTACTTACATCCGGGTGGAAAGAAGTAAAAGAAAATCCCCAGTATATTCCAAGAGCATTTTTGGTAGGGGTGTTTGGAACTGCCTTAGCCTATATAGCCTATTCTTATGGGGCTCGATTAAGCACAGCTATAAACGCCTCTCTTATCACAAGGGCAGAAGTCCTTTTCTCGTTTGTTCTTGCATATGTTTTCCTAAGGGAAAAAATAACTAAACACCAAGTCTTCTGGTCATTTTCAATACTTGCAGGTCTATTCTTAGTGATAACACAGGGAAGGGCGTTAATACCAAGAGAGGGAGATTTGCTCCTTCTATTGGTTCCTCTCTTCTGGCAGAGCGGACATGTGATAGCAAAAAAACTCCCATACAGTCCATTCCTTATAGCGGCATTTAGGAACACCTTTGGAGGAATCCTGCTCTTTTTGCTTGCTCTCTCTTCTGGGCTTGAGTTTTCAAGGCTCGCTGTAGCTGAAGGCATAATACTCTCATTTGGACAAGTGATATGGTACCTCGCAATAAAGCGGATAAACCTCTCAAAGGCGACGGCAATAATAACACCCGCCCCCGCAGTAGCAATAGGAGCTGCAATCCTCCTTGGGGAAGAATTCACAGTATATCACCTAATAGGGTTTGCGCTCATAACCGCTGGAACCTTTATGGTCAGCAGGATCAAAAGCGAGCTAAAGACGGCTTAG
- the tuf gene encoding translation elongation factor EF-1 subunit alpha, whose amino-acid sequence MAKEKPHVNIVFIGHVDHGKSTTIGRLLFDTATIPESIIKKFEEMGEKGKSFKFAWVMDRLKEERERGITIDVAHTKFETPHRYITIIDAPGHRDFVKNMITGASQADAAVLVVAATDGVMPQTKEHAFLARTLGINHIIVAINKMDMVNYDEKKFKEVATQVTKLLQMLGYKNFPVIPISAWNGDNVVKKSDKMPWYNGPTLIEALDQIPEPEKPVDKPLRIPIQDVYSIKGVGTVPVGRVETGRLKVGDVVIFEPASTIFHKPIQGEVKSIEMHHEPLEEALPGDNIGFNVRGVGKNDIKRGDVAGHPTNPPTVVRPRDTFKAQIIVLNHPTAITIGYTPVLHAHTTQVAVRFEQILAKLDPRTGNIVEENPQFIKTGDSAIVILRPTKPMVIEPVKEIPQLGRFAIRDMGQTVAAGMVISIQKGE is encoded by the coding sequence ATGGCAAAGGAGAAGCCACACGTTAATATAGTGTTTATCGGACACGTAGACCACGGAAAGAGTACAACAATCGGTAGATTGCTCTTCGACACGGCCACCATTCCGGAGAGCATCATCAAGAAGTTCGAGGAAATGGGTGAAAAGGGTAAGTCATTTAAGTTCGCTTGGGTCATGGACAGACTCAAGGAAGAGAGAGAAAGAGGTATTACAATCGACGTTGCCCACACCAAGTTCGAGACCCCACACAGGTACATTACCATTATCGACGCTCCAGGACACAGGGACTTCGTTAAAAACATGATTACCGGTGCTTCACAGGCTGACGCTGCAGTTCTTGTCGTTGCAGCCACAGATGGTGTCATGCCACAGACAAAGGAGCACGCATTCCTCGCAAGAACACTCGGTATCAACCACATAATCGTTGCGATTAACAAGATGGACATGGTCAACTACGACGAGAAGAAGTTTAAAGAGGTTGCAACACAAGTTACAAAGCTCTTGCAAATGCTCGGTTACAAGAACTTCCCAGTCATCCCAATAAGCGCTTGGAACGGTGACAACGTAGTTAAGAAGAGCGACAAGATGCCCTGGTACAACGGTCCAACACTCATCGAGGCCCTTGACCAGATCCCAGAACCAGAGAAGCCAGTTGACAAGCCACTTAGAATCCCAATCCAAGACGTCTACTCAATTAAGGGTGTCGGTACAGTCCCAGTCGGTAGAGTTGAAACCGGAAGACTTAAGGTTGGGGATGTAGTCATCTTCGAGCCAGCATCAACAATCTTCCACAAGCCAATACAAGGTGAAGTCAAGAGCATTGAAATGCACCACGAGCCACTTGAAGAGGCCCTTCCAGGTGACAACATTGGTTTCAACGTCAGAGGTGTCGGTAAGAACGACATAAAGAGAGGTGACGTCGCTGGACATCCAACCAACCCACCAACAGTTGTCAGACCAAGGGACACATTCAAGGCCCAAATTATCGTCCTCAACCACCCAACAGCTATTACAATCGGTTACACACCAGTTCTCCACGCTCACACAACCCAGGTCGCGGTTAGATTCGAGCAAATCCTTGCCAAGCTCGACCCAAGAACGGGTAACATCGTGGAGGAGAACCCACAATTCATCAAGACCGGTGACTCAGCTATCGTAATCCTCAGACCAACCAAGCCAATGGTCATCGAGCCAGTTAAGGAGATACCACAGCTCGGTAGATTCGCTATCAGAGACATGGGTCAAACAGTCGCTGCCGGTATGGTTATATCCATCCAGAAGGGCGAGTGA
- a CDS encoding alanine--glyoxylate aminotransferase family protein, whose protein sequence is MQFEDAYREVYEIVKPKYKLFTAGPVACFPEVLEIMKVQMFSHRAKEYKQMHVDTVERLKRFLEVEKGEVLLFPSSGTGVMEASIRNGVSKGGKVLVTIIGAFGKRYKQVVESNGRKAVTLEYEPGKAVKPEDLDEALKKNPDVEAVTITYNETSTGVLNPLPELAKVAKEHDKLVFVDAVSAMGGADIRFTKWGIDVVFGSSQKAFGVPPGLAIGAFSEEFIEIAHKMEERGWYFDIPRYIKVQNEKQGPPSTPAMPQEFGLNVVLRIIDKMGGKEKWLEMYKKRSEMIRNGVREIGLEILAEKGYESPTITAVLTPEGIKGDQVYNAMRERGFELAKGYGEGIKEKTFRIGNMGYMTFEDIEEMLQNLREVIEELKAKV, encoded by the coding sequence ATGCAGTTTGAGGATGCCTATAGGGAAGTTTACGAGATAGTAAAGCCAAAATACAAACTCTTCACCGCAGGCCCAGTTGCATGTTTTCCGGAAGTTCTTGAGATAATGAAAGTCCAGATGTTTAGTCACAGAGCAAAGGAGTACAAGCAGATGCACGTCGATACCGTTGAGAGACTCAAGAGGTTCCTTGAAGTTGAGAAAGGAGAAGTTCTTCTCTTCCCGAGCTCCGGTACTGGAGTGATGGAAGCAAGCATTAGGAACGGTGTTTCCAAAGGCGGAAAGGTTCTTGTGACAATAATCGGAGCTTTCGGAAAAAGGTACAAGCAGGTTGTAGAGAGCAATGGAAGAAAGGCCGTAACCTTAGAATATGAGCCCGGAAAGGCCGTAAAACCGGAAGATCTCGATGAGGCACTAAAGAAAAACCCGGACGTTGAGGCTGTGACAATAACCTATAACGAAACTTCTACCGGTGTTCTCAATCCTTTACCGGAGTTAGCCAAGGTGGCAAAGGAGCACGACAAGCTTGTTTTCGTTGATGCCGTGAGTGCAATGGGTGGGGCCGACATAAGGTTCACCAAATGGGGAATCGATGTTGTCTTCGGAAGTTCCCAAAAGGCTTTTGGAGTTCCTCCCGGGTTAGCTATTGGAGCTTTCAGTGAAGAATTCATTGAAATAGCCCACAAAATGGAAGAGAGAGGCTGGTACTTTGACATTCCAAGGTACATCAAAGTGCAGAACGAAAAGCAGGGGCCACCTTCAACCCCGGCAATGCCCCAGGAGTTTGGCCTAAACGTTGTGCTTAGAATAATCGATAAGATGGGCGGAAAAGAGAAGTGGCTTGAGATGTATAAAAAGAGAAGCGAGATGATAAGGAACGGAGTAAGAGAGATTGGCTTAGAAATTCTTGCCGAAAAAGGCTACGAGAGCCCCACAATAACGGCAGTACTTACACCGGAGGGCATTAAAGGAGATCAAGTTTATAACGCAATGCGTGAGAGGGGTTTTGAGCTTGCTAAGGGCTACGGTGAAGGCATAAAGGAGAAAACCTTCAGAATTGGAAACATGGGATACATGACGTTTGAAGACATTGAAGAGATGCTCCAGAATCTGAGAGAAGTGATAGAAGAATTAAAGGCAAAGGTCTAA
- a CDS encoding Flp pilus assembly complex ATPase component TadA translates to MGVYIFTPEDLLRYETITKHQLEVIRESILKKEDILVVGTSRAGKTKLIEAMIHLIPEEWKIAVVTAYGEFKPFKKNVHVIDTEFNEKSTKQRTKEVIEEIKKLNPDYVVVDTLHTIDVPYLLDKIIDDYPFIISSLVLSRDLVGEIKHWLRIDDKTLARFELVIELYRDIKSGLRRVNAIYRVVQKEGEIKLEKVA, encoded by the coding sequence ATGGGCGTCTATATCTTTACGCCGGAGGATCTTTTGAGATACGAAACCATAACCAAACACCAGCTGGAAGTGATTAGAGAGTCCATATTAAAGAAAGAAGACATTCTCGTCGTTGGGACAAGTAGGGCCGGTAAAACAAAGCTGATCGAGGCAATGATTCATCTCATTCCAGAGGAATGGAAAATAGCCGTTGTCACGGCCTATGGGGAGTTTAAGCCCTTCAAGAAGAACGTCCACGTGATAGACACCGAGTTCAATGAGAAGAGCACCAAACAAAGAACTAAGGAGGTTATAGAGGAGATTAAGAAACTCAATCCCGATTACGTTGTTGTAGACACCCTCCATACAATTGACGTTCCATACCTGCTGGACAAAATAATCGATGATTATCCCTTTATAATTTCCTCACTTGTCCTCTCGAGGGACTTAGTGGGGGAGATAAAACACTGGCTTAGAATAGACGACAAAACCCTTGCAAGGTTTGAGCTTGTTATTGAACTTTATAGGGACATAAAGAGCGGCCTTAGAAGGGTGAACGCAATCTATCGGGTTGTTCAAAAAGAAGGAGAAATAAAGCTGGAGAAAGTTGCTTAG
- a CDS encoding histidinol-phosphate transaminase encodes MKKFKVREELLTLEVPGGYADKVEHGEGFLDCSLGTNPFGTSERVKEKLKNLEVDLSAYPDVRYTLLGDALADYWGIDRESIFFGYGTIGCFEKVNKFVISPGSKVLGISPQYTRYISDVLAMGGVYDSVPLKRENRFKIDVSEVVNALNPDYSLFYLDNPHNPTGQVLRLKEVEEIVQDAEKKGVLVLVDEAYGDFVEKEESAINLEYDNLIVLRSFSKGFGLASMRVGYAVIKNRKLGELYRKVDLPFPISTIGEILAVEALKDQKFLEESRKKIAAVKKEVINTLKKKFQIAETHMQTPIMLLRGEGDTYHHFLERKILTVRGSAFRPLDDSYVRLRIPRDADELLSRL; translated from the coding sequence ATGAAGAAGTTTAAAGTCCGCGAAGAGCTCCTCACTCTTGAGGTACCCGGAGGATACGCGGATAAAGTTGAACACGGAGAGGGCTTCCTTGACTGTTCCCTTGGCACAAATCCCTTTGGAACTTCCGAAAGGGTAAAAGAGAAATTGAAAAACTTAGAGGTAGACCTTTCTGCGTATCCGGATGTGAGGTACACCCTCCTTGGGGATGCCCTTGCCGATTATTGGGGTATAGATAGAGAAAGCATTTTCTTTGGTTATGGAACCATCGGATGCTTTGAAAAGGTGAACAAATTTGTAATAAGTCCGGGCTCCAAGGTGCTTGGAATTTCTCCACAGTATACAAGGTACATAAGCGATGTGCTTGCCATGGGTGGTGTGTATGATTCTGTTCCGTTAAAGAGAGAGAACCGGTTTAAAATCGATGTCAGTGAAGTTGTAAATGCCCTCAATCCGGATTATTCCCTTTTCTACCTTGATAATCCCCACAACCCCACTGGACAGGTGTTAAGGCTCAAAGAAGTTGAGGAAATCGTTCAAGATGCCGAGAAAAAGGGGGTTTTGGTTCTTGTAGATGAAGCTTACGGAGATTTTGTTGAAAAAGAAGAATCGGCAATAAACCTTGAATATGATAACCTTATCGTCCTCCGGTCTTTCTCAAAAGGCTTTGGACTGGCCTCTATGAGGGTAGGTTATGCTGTTATAAAAAACCGAAAGCTTGGGGAGCTTTACAGAAAGGTGGATTTGCCGTTTCCGATAAGTACAATTGGGGAGATTTTAGCAGTTGAGGCACTTAAGGATCAAAAATTCCTCGAGGAGAGCAGAAAAAAGATAGCCGCTGTAAAAAAAGAAGTCATCAATACCCTCAAGAAAAAGTTCCAAATAGCTGAAACCCACATGCAGACTCCAATAATGCTTCTGCGGGGAGAAGGGGACACTTATCACCATTTTCTTGAAAGAAAGATATTAACTGTAAGGGGCTCAGCGTTCAGGCCTTTGGATGATTCCTACGTGAGGCTTAGAATTCCAAGAGATGCCGATGAATTACTAAGCCGTCTTTAG
- a CDS encoding PqqD family protein, translating to MENYLKLIPRRNEEIKLRKIDGKYYLLIPMTSKLDFLARKLHGDYRRIELDEIGVFVWELCDGTRTIEQIGKKVKERFGENAEPLYERLVAFILELYKRNLVLLGG from the coding sequence ATGGAGAACTATCTCAAGCTCATCCCCAGAAGAAATGAAGAAATCAAACTAAGAAAGATCGATGGAAAGTATTACCTTCTAATCCCCATGACATCCAAACTGGATTTTCTCGCAAGGAAGCTTCATGGTGACTACAGGCGAATAGAACTCGATGAAATCGGGGTCTTTGTGTGGGAACTTTGCGATGGCACGAGGACAATAGAACAAATAGGGAAAAAAGTGAAAGAAAGATTTGGGGAAAATGCCGAACCGTTGTATGAAAGACTTGTAGCCTTTATCCTTGAGCTATACAAGAGAAATCTCGTTCTCTTGGGTGGATGA
- the rpsJ gene encoding 30S ribosomal protein S10, protein MQKARIKLASTNISALNEVTDQIKQIAERTGVRMSGPIPLPTKRIRITTRKSPDGEGSATFDRFELRVHKRLIDIEADERAMRQIMRIRVPEDVTIEIELIS, encoded by the coding sequence ATGCAAAAAGCAAGAATTAAGCTTGCGAGCACAAACATAAGTGCTCTTAATGAGGTTACAGACCAGATCAAGCAGATTGCAGAGAGAACAGGGGTTAGAATGAGCGGGCCTATTCCACTTCCAACCAAAAGGATAAGGATAACCACAAGGAAGAGCCCCGATGGGGAAGGAAGCGCAACTTTTGATAGATTCGAACTTAGGGTTCACAAGAGACTCATAGACATTGAAGCTGATGAGAGAGCTATGAGGCAGATCATGAGGATTCGCGTTCCCGAGGATGTCACAATCGAGATTGAGCTCATCTCATGA